The Opisthocomus hoazin isolate bOpiHoa1 chromosome W, bOpiHoa1.hap1, whole genome shotgun sequence genome includes a region encoding these proteins:
- the LOC142365663 gene encoding iron-sulfur cluster assembly 1 homolog, mitochondrial-like, translated as MGEEEAEVVMASSVVRATMGAMSKRKIQATRAALTLTPSAIQKIKQLLKDKPEHVGVKVGVRTRGCNGLSYALQYTKSKGDSDEEVVQDGIRIFIEKKAQLTLLGTEMDYVEDKLSSEFVFNNPNIKGTRGCGESFNI; from the exons ATGGGAGAGGAAGAGGCTGAGGTGGTCATGGCTTCATCCGTTGTGAGGGCTACGATGGGGGCCATGAGTAAGAGGAAGATCCAGGCTACCCGCGCTGCCCTTACCCTG ACCCCATCAGCGATTCAGAAGATAAAACAGCTTCTTAAAGATAAACCTGAGCAT gtaGGTGTGAAAGTAGGTGTTCGTACAAGAGGATGCAATGGACTTTCTTACGCGCTACAATATACAAAGTCAAAAGGAGACTCTGATGAAGAAGTAGTTCAAGATG GGATTAGAATATTTATTGAGAAGAAAGCACAGCTGACACTTCTAGGAACTGAAATGGACTATGTGGAAGACAAACTGTCCAGTGAATTTGTCTTCAATAATCCAAACATCAAAGGAACACGTGGCTGTGGAGAAAGCTTTAACATTTGA